In Malania oleifera isolate guangnan ecotype guangnan chromosome 8, ASM2987363v1, whole genome shotgun sequence, a single window of DNA contains:
- the LOC131162570 gene encoding F-box/kelch-repeat protein At3g23880-like: MKCPSEFGRSLHDLPTEVIVEILAHLPVKSIGRFRCVSKSWAALTSSPSFINAHLNLHSSNNNKHQILCTLPFWNPNHRHSIYLLRRGGSAAPLLLDFPPSIQFKYSPESQVRACSHRGLVCLWAYGSASPIYLWNPSTRETRALPASRHHSSHRVRFAWAGLGSLRLSDGTEDYKVVRVLRLQELEIIAEVYSLRRDSWKAVAVNPKMPLIRLCSSEVAVVNQTVNWIGLQNPLRFAMVSFDVAAETFRCIEFSPNCLLTPRIGAWKESVGVLVETESGEWEVWVMGETSWAKVFVFKPDDHMGGSVTPLGLTTGDEILLSRKRKSRIMRMKVKEGGEMGGKVVDEEFDFVLPMDVDVGCMCACYGHMESLVSIN, translated from the coding sequence ATGAAGTGTCCATCGGAGTTCGGCCGCAGCCTTCATGACCTTCCGACAGAAGTCATCGTCGAAATCTTGGCGCATCTACCGGTGAAGTCTATTGGGAGATTCCGGTGCGTCAGCAAATCATGGGCGGCCCTTACTTCCTCTCCATCCTTTATCAACGCCCACCTCAACCTCCACTCCTCCAATAACAACAAACACCAGATCCTCTGCACCCTTCCTTTTTGGAACCCCAACCACCGCCACTCAATCTACCTCCTCCGCCGCGGAGGCAGCGCCGCCCCTCTTCTCCTCGACTTCCCTCCTTCCATTCAGTTCAAGTACTCCCCGGAAAGCCAGGTCCGAGCCTGCTCCCACCGCGGGCTGGTTTGCCTCTGGGCTTACGGTTCCGCGTCGCCCATTTACCTCTGGAACCCTTCAACCCGGGAAACCCGCGCGCTTCCCGCCAGTCGCCACCACTCATCCCACCGGGTGCGTTTCGCCTGGGCGGGTCTCGGGTCCCTCCGGTTGAGCGACGGCACCGAAGATTACAAGGTGGTGAGAGTCCTCCGCCTTCAGGAACTGGAGATCATCGCTGAGGTGTACAGTCTGAGGAGGGATTCTTGGAAAGCCGTCGCCGTGAACCCAAAGATGCCGTTGATCCGCTTGTGTTCCAGCGAGGTGGCGGTGGTTAACCAGACGGTAAACTGGATCGGACTGCAGAATCCCTTAAGGTTCGCGATGGTGTCGTTCGACGTGGCGGCGGAGACGTTCCGGTGCATAGAATTTTCACCGAACTGCTTGCTGACGCCGAGAATAGGGGCGTGGAAAGAGAGCGTGGGCGTTTTGGTGGAAACGGAGTCGGGTGAATGGGAGGTGTGGGTGATGGGGGAGACGTCGTGGGCAAAAGTGTTTGTGTTTAAGCCGGACGATCATATGGGAGGATCGGTTACGCCGCTAGGGTTGACTACAGGCGACGAGATACTGTTATCGCGAAAACGGAAGAGTAGGATAATGAGGATGAAGGTGAAAGAAGGGGGAGAGATGGGAGGGAAGGTGGTCGATGAGGAATTTGATTTTGTGTTGCCAATGGATGTGGACGTGGGGTGCATGTGCGCCTGTTATGGCCATATGGAAAGTCTGGTTTCGATTAATTAA